A stretch of the Duncaniella dubosii genome encodes the following:
- the trpB gene encoding tryptophan synthase subunit beta, translated as MKKYRSLLPIDEEGYYGRFGGAYIPEILHDNVKNLRDAFYRYVDDDDFQKEFDTLMRDYVGRPSPLYRADRLSEIHKTNIYLKREDLNHTGAHKINNAIGSALLAKRMGKTRIIAETGAGQHGVATATVCALMGLDCVVYMGATDVARQQPNVERMKMLGAKVVAVHSGNKTLKDATNEAIRDWCCNPDSFYIIGSTVGPHPYPEMVAHFQSIISKEIRAQLKEQVGRETPDYVVACVGGGSNAAGAFYHFINNPEVRLIAAEAAGKGVDSGETAATIHAGSEGIIHGSRTLVMQTSDGQIVEPYSISAGLDYPGIGPLHAYLATSGRAEVLAVTDTEALDAAMTLTRNEGIIPALESAHALAVLDKKRFHPDDIVVINLSGRGDKDLHTYLMNNSIN; from the coding sequence ATGAAAAAGTACAGATCCCTGCTTCCAATCGACGAGGAAGGCTACTACGGACGTTTCGGCGGAGCCTATATCCCGGAAATCCTTCACGACAATGTGAAGAACCTCCGCGACGCATTTTACCGCTACGTTGACGACGATGATTTCCAAAAAGAATTCGACACACTGATGCGCGACTACGTGGGACGCCCGTCGCCACTCTACCGTGCAGACCGTCTGAGCGAAATCCACAAAACAAATATCTATCTCAAGCGCGAGGACCTCAACCACACCGGCGCACACAAGATCAACAATGCCATCGGTTCGGCACTCCTCGCCAAGCGCATGGGCAAGACACGCATCATAGCCGAAACCGGCGCAGGGCAGCATGGTGTGGCCACCGCGACAGTGTGTGCCCTCATGGGGCTGGACTGCGTAGTCTACATGGGTGCGACAGACGTGGCACGTCAGCAACCCAACGTCGAGCGCATGAAAATGCTCGGAGCAAAGGTGGTCGCTGTTCATTCGGGCAACAAAACCCTGAAGGATGCGACAAACGAAGCGATACGCGACTGGTGTTGCAACCCCGACAGCTTTTATATAATCGGCAGCACCGTAGGGCCTCACCCCTACCCCGAGATGGTGGCACACTTCCAGTCAATCATCAGCAAGGAAATAAGGGCACAGCTTAAAGAGCAGGTCGGACGCGAGACTCCCGACTATGTTGTGGCCTGTGTCGGAGGCGGAAGCAATGCAGCCGGGGCATTTTACCATTTCATCAATAATCCCGAAGTCAGGCTCATCGCAGCCGAGGCTGCCGGCAAAGGAGTCGACAGCGGGGAGACAGCCGCCACCATACATGCGGGAAGCGAAGGAATCATCCACGGCTCAAGGACACTCGTGATGCAGACCTCCGACGGACAGATTGTAGAGCCTTACTCTATTTCGGCCGGGCTCGACTATCCCGGCATCGGGCCGCTCCATGCCTATCTCGCCACCTCAGGCCGCGCGGAAGTTCTCGCCGTCACCGACACCGAGGCTCTCGACGCAGCCATGACACTCACCCGCAACGAGGGAATAATCCCTGCTCTCGAAAGCGCACACGCACTCGCCGTGCTCGACAAAAAACGTTTCCATCCCGACGACATCGTGGTCATCAACCTCTCGGGCCGTGGCGACAAGGATCTCCACACATATCTCATGAATAACTCTATCAACTAA
- a CDS encoding RagB/SusD family nutrient uptake outer membrane protein produces the protein MKAIFKSTLLLAVASSLTFSSCIEEVYPTSNVTQDQLESSVKAGEAMMYAMSGFMVNWNTTGADWHGDFGYSSMMHIRDCMTGDMSVLGIGLNYNQWSNYTQIVYLGQNYASVQRIWNYYTQQVLACNKALGIYHADVEDDYSKGARATALTFRAMTYLDMARWYEFLPNNNTSAVNIDGNDVTNLTVPIVTENTTEEEARNNPRATRQEMFDFLLADLLYAEQYISNVSYGTRLLPDLGCVYGLLARLYTWVEDYPKAAEYADKAIKASGCTPLTQDAWTNPKSGFNSMDNSSWMWGLKFEKENDAVGTGICNWTSMMSPEAEYGYAAVGACPIIDANMYARISDTDFRKLSWITPGVTSLVNDFPLINEEDRGYYVNYFPYGTIKFRPGAGNGTDPNEGSATAVPVMRVEEMWFIYIEALAHTNPAQGKQELEKFMQTYRDPNYTCSASSLDEVVEEIVFQKRVELWGEGQALWDIKRLNYSVVRDYEGTNFYEDSRKNTVGRPAWMNMVIVQTEGNNNQAVAKWNNPDIPDNY, from the coding sequence ATGAAAGCTATATTTAAATCAACACTCCTTCTTGCTGTAGCTTCGAGCCTCACATTCTCGTCATGTATAGAAGAGGTTTATCCTACAAGCAATGTTACACAGGATCAGCTTGAGTCTTCAGTAAAGGCAGGCGAGGCTATGATGTATGCCATGTCAGGTTTCATGGTAAACTGGAACACCACAGGAGCCGACTGGCACGGCGATTTCGGTTATTCATCAATGATGCACATCCGCGACTGCATGACAGGCGACATGTCTGTTCTTGGCATCGGTCTCAACTACAACCAGTGGAGCAACTATACCCAGATCGTTTATCTCGGTCAGAACTATGCTTCGGTTCAGCGTATCTGGAACTACTATACTCAGCAGGTGCTCGCCTGCAACAAGGCTCTCGGCATCTATCATGCCGACGTTGAGGATGACTACAGCAAGGGTGCGCGTGCGACAGCACTCACATTCCGTGCGATGACTTATCTCGACATGGCCCGCTGGTATGAGTTCCTTCCCAACAACAACACTTCGGCAGTCAATATCGACGGTAATGATGTCACCAACCTCACAGTGCCTATCGTGACTGAAAACACTACCGAAGAAGAAGCCCGCAACAATCCCCGTGCCACACGTCAGGAAATGTTCGACTTCCTCCTTGCAGACCTTCTGTATGCCGAGCAATACATCAGCAACGTAAGCTATGGCACTCGTCTGCTTCCGGACCTCGGTTGCGTCTATGGCCTTCTTGCCCGTCTCTACACTTGGGTAGAGGATTATCCTAAGGCTGCGGAATATGCCGACAAGGCCATCAAGGCAAGTGGCTGCACGCCTCTTACACAGGATGCGTGGACCAATCCGAAATCTGGTTTCAACTCTATGGACAATTCGTCATGGATGTGGGGTCTGAAGTTCGAGAAGGAAAACGATGCTGTTGGCACAGGTATCTGTAACTGGACCTCGATGATGAGCCCTGAGGCAGAGTATGGATATGCAGCTGTCGGCGCTTGTCCGATTATTGATGCCAACATGTATGCCCGCATTTCTGATACCGACTTCCGTAAACTTTCATGGATTACTCCCGGCGTGACCAGCCTCGTTAATGATTTCCCCTTGATCAATGAGGAGGACCGTGGTTACTATGTCAACTATTTCCCCTATGGAACTATCAAGTTCCGTCCGGGTGCAGGTAATGGAACTGATCCGAACGAAGGTTCAGCAACTGCAGTGCCTGTGATGCGTGTTGAAGAAATGTGGTTTATCTACATTGAAGCGCTCGCACACACCAATCCCGCACAAGGCAAGCAGGAACTTGAGAAATTCATGCAGACTTATCGCGATCCCAACTACACTTGCTCAGCGTCGTCACTCGACGAAGTCGTAGAGGAAATCGTATTCCAGAAGCGAGTAGAGCTTTGGGGCGAAGGTCAGGCTCTCTGGGACATCAAGCGTCTCAACTATTCTGTAGTCCGTGACTACGAGGGTACAAACTTCTATGAGGATTCTCGCAAAAATACCGTCGGCCGTCCTGCATGGATGAACATGGTAATCGTTCAGACCGAAGGCAACAACAACCAAGCTGTCGCTAAGTGGAACAACCCTGATATCCCCGACAACTATTAA
- a CDS encoding AlbA family DNA-binding domain-containing protein — translation MKDLKGIRGKFYIASLIEEGEHEHQDFKFAISDARKIARSISAFANNGGGRLLVGVKDNGVIAGVRNEEDIYVIEQAAEMYCRPSQEIRVTAFRTEGDKTVLRIEIDRSPVRPVVVLEADGSRRAYYRVKDENILAPELMVRAWVASANSEGCVISFSTAEKSLVDMLDDGPVAVEDFMLSAHVSRASAEDTVIRLHSMGILDFHYNGKTFLLTRRNDPESEE, via the coding sequence ATGAAAGATCTCAAAGGCATACGAGGTAAATTCTACATAGCGTCGCTCATCGAGGAAGGTGAGCACGAACATCAGGACTTTAAATTCGCCATATCCGATGCGCGTAAAATAGCGCGCAGCATCTCGGCTTTCGCCAACAACGGCGGAGGCCGGTTGCTTGTCGGAGTCAAGGACAACGGTGTGATTGCCGGAGTCCGCAACGAGGAGGATATCTACGTCATCGAGCAGGCTGCCGAGATGTATTGTCGCCCGTCGCAGGAAATACGTGTCACAGCTTTCCGCACCGAAGGCGACAAGACCGTGCTGCGCATCGAAATTGACCGTTCGCCTGTCCGGCCCGTGGTGGTGCTTGAAGCCGACGGCTCGCGTCGTGCCTACTACCGCGTCAAGGACGAAAACATCCTTGCACCGGAACTGATGGTGCGTGCATGGGTGGCTTCGGCAAATTCCGAAGGATGCGTCATTTCATTCTCCACGGCTGAAAAATCGCTTGTCGACATGCTCGACGATGGCCCTGTGGCGGTCGAGGATTTCATGCTCTCGGCTCACGTGTCGCGTGCTTCGGCCGAAGACACCGTAATCCGTCTGCACTCGATGGGTATACTCGATTTCCATTACAACGGCAAGACATTTCTTCTTACCCGCCGGAACGATCCCGAATCAGAGGAATAG
- a CDS encoding SusC/RagA family TonB-linked outer membrane protein, producing the protein MKKLFLLLAALITTFAVMAQNQTVNGTVTSADGEPLIGATVLGVGTQMGTATDVDGNFTLTLPATVKKLQVSYVGMTTKDVNITPGQKMNIVLDGTNMLDEVITVAYGTAKRSSFTGSASVLDASEIEQVQVTNPVDALKGKVSGVQINSNSGAPGNSSPSVLIRGISSINAETSPLIVLDGTPYDGGLDNISTQDIESMTVLKDAASNALYGARGANGVILITTKRGKQGNARVTLDAKWGQNSRAVQDYDVITSPALYYETFGRAVGNYAMNVGGYDEAKALAYANSNLITMLGYNVYTIPEGENMLVDGFKLNPNATLGNIYTAQSGEQYLLTPDSWSDAAYKNALRQEYNLSVSQGSDKGSFYASASYLNNEGITVNSGYERFTGRLAADTQAKDWLKVGANMSYTHYESKFNGDDGSSSSSGNIFAVNNVLAPIYPLYVRDAQGNILKDINGNTMYDYGDGMGLGLPSRPVFSQANPLSQNILDVRKYDGNAMTATGYAEIRFLRDFKFTTNNTVNLYEQRQTSVTNPFFGQYASSNGIVNKYSTRRIDYTYQQLLNWARQFGEHNVNVLLGHENYWNKYSYMYASRSNMLLPSNEELDGAVIENGSSSYQTDYNNEGWFGRVNYDYDSKYFGSVSLRRDASSRFDPEHRWGTFWSASAAWIINKEAFFQAPWVDMLKLKVSYGEQGNDNIGNFRYVNTYTIVNSGGQAAAQPNTLGNKNITWEKGGNLNYGVDFSFFNERLSGTVEGFYRKTSDMLFLFPLPRATATPLIMTISVT; encoded by the coding sequence ATGAAAAAGCTGTTTCTACTACTTGCGGCACTCATCACCACGTTTGCGGTAATGGCTCAGAACCAGACCGTTAACGGCACGGTGACAAGCGCCGACGGCGAGCCTCTAATCGGCGCGACCGTATTGGGAGTCGGTACTCAGATGGGTACGGCGACAGACGTCGACGGAAACTTTACCCTGACCCTTCCGGCCACTGTCAAAAAACTTCAGGTGTCATACGTCGGAATGACCACCAAGGACGTGAACATCACCCCCGGACAGAAAATGAACATCGTCCTCGACGGAACAAACATGCTCGACGAAGTAATCACCGTTGCCTACGGTACGGCAAAACGTTCGTCGTTCACAGGCTCGGCTTCAGTGCTTGACGCTTCGGAAATCGAGCAGGTTCAGGTGACGAACCCGGTAGACGCGCTTAAAGGTAAGGTTTCCGGTGTCCAGATCAACTCTAATTCAGGCGCACCCGGCAACTCTTCACCCTCTGTGCTCATCCGCGGTATATCTTCAATCAATGCAGAGACATCACCCCTCATCGTCCTTGACGGTACTCCATACGACGGAGGTCTTGACAACATCTCTACTCAGGACATCGAGTCTATGACAGTCCTTAAGGACGCCGCATCAAACGCACTCTACGGTGCTCGTGGTGCTAATGGTGTCATCCTTATCACTACCAAACGCGGTAAGCAGGGAAATGCCCGTGTGACCCTCGATGCAAAATGGGGCCAGAATTCACGCGCCGTGCAGGATTACGATGTAATTACCTCTCCCGCTCTCTATTACGAGACATTCGGCCGTGCAGTCGGCAACTATGCAATGAACGTAGGTGGATACGACGAGGCAAAAGCTCTCGCATATGCCAACAGCAATCTCATCACAATGCTCGGATATAATGTCTACACTATTCCCGAAGGTGAGAATATGCTTGTTGACGGTTTCAAGCTTAATCCCAATGCGACTCTCGGCAATATCTATACAGCTCAAAGCGGAGAACAGTATTTGCTCACTCCCGACAGCTGGAGCGACGCTGCCTATAAGAACGCTCTCCGTCAGGAATATAACCTTAGCGTATCGCAGGGCTCTGACAAGGGTTCTTTCTACGCATCGGCAAGCTACCTTAACAACGAAGGTATCACTGTCAACTCTGGCTACGAGCGTTTCACCGGCCGTCTTGCTGCCGACACTCAGGCCAAGGACTGGCTCAAAGTCGGAGCTAACATGAGCTACACCCACTATGAATCAAAGTTCAACGGAGATGACGGCAGCTCGTCTTCTTCGGGCAATATATTTGCCGTGAACAACGTACTTGCCCCTATCTATCCTCTCTACGTGCGTGACGCACAGGGCAACATCCTTAAGGACATCAACGGCAACACTATGTATGACTACGGTGACGGAATGGGACTCGGACTTCCCTCTCGTCCTGTTTTCTCTCAGGCCAACCCGCTGTCACAGAACATCCTCGATGTCCGCAAATATGACGGCAATGCCATGACTGCCACCGGTTATGCCGAAATCCGTTTCCTCCGTGACTTCAAGTTCACCACCAACAACACTGTCAACCTCTATGAGCAGCGTCAGACCAGCGTGACCAACCCGTTCTTCGGACAGTACGCATCATCAAACGGTATCGTAAATAAATATTCTACCCGTCGTATCGACTACACTTACCAGCAGTTGCTCAACTGGGCACGTCAGTTCGGCGAACACAACGTCAACGTGCTTCTCGGTCACGAAAACTACTGGAACAAATACTCTTATATGTATGCTTCACGCTCCAACATGCTTCTTCCCTCTAATGAAGAACTTGACGGCGCTGTAATTGAAAACGGAAGCTCTTCTTATCAGACTGACTACAACAACGAAGGCTGGTTCGGCCGTGTGAACTACGACTACGACAGCAAGTACTTCGGTAGCGTGTCGCTCCGTCGTGACGCATCTTCTCGCTTCGATCCCGAACACCGCTGGGGTACATTCTGGTCAGCATCGGCAGCATGGATCATAAACAAGGAAGCGTTCTTCCAGGCTCCTTGGGTCGACATGTTGAAACTCAAGGTTTCTTATGGCGAACAGGGTAACGACAACATCGGTAACTTCCGTTATGTGAACACATATACCATCGTGAACTCAGGCGGTCAGGCTGCAGCTCAGCCCAACACTCTCGGAAACAAGAATATCACTTGGGAAAAGGGTGGCAACCTCAACTACGGTGTTGACTTCAGCTTCTTCAACGAACGTCTCTCAGGTACAGTCGAAGGATTCTACCGCAAGACATCCGACATGCTCTTCTTGTTCCCGCTCCCCCGAGCTACGGCTACACCTCTTATTATGACAATATCGGTGACATGA
- a CDS encoding S-ribosylhomocysteine lyase, with translation MNKIPSFTIDHNRLLRGIYVSRRDTTPSGDVITTFDVRMTEPNRQPALTPESLHALEHLAATYLRNNPQWKDRIVYWGPMGCCTGNYLIVQGELESADVVDLLRDTMDFVARFEGEVPGASPRDCGNWSFMDLEQARKDARRYLQEVLADIRPENLVYPQ, from the coding sequence ATGAATAAAATACCGAGTTTCACAATTGACCACAACCGTCTGCTTAGAGGCATTTACGTCTCACGACGCGACACGACTCCCTCGGGCGATGTCATAACTACATTCGACGTGCGCATGACAGAGCCAAACCGCCAGCCGGCGCTCACCCCTGAATCGCTACATGCGCTTGAACACCTTGCGGCCACATATCTGCGCAACAATCCTCAATGGAAAGACCGCATTGTCTACTGGGGGCCTATGGGTTGCTGCACAGGCAACTATCTGATAGTCCAAGGTGAGCTTGAAAGCGCCGATGTGGTAGACCTCCTCAGGGATACGATGGATTTTGTGGCTCGTTTTGAGGGTGAAGTCCCCGGAGCAAGCCCACGTGACTGCGGCAACTGGTCGTTCATGGATCTCGAACAGGCCCGGAAGGATGCCCGGCGCTATCTCCAAGAGGTCCTTGCCGACATCAGGCCGGAAAATCTTGTCTATCCGCAATAA
- a CDS encoding SusC/RagA family TonB-linked outer membrane protein — translation MTNTGFELDLRGDIIRTRNFTWSANLNFTFYKNKITRLPEERKTMTVDGVDGYSSDSYFYGEGESLYTFRIKKFAGIDKETGESMWYMNERDADNKLTGNIVTTKTYGNADFYLCGTALPDAYGGFGTSFNTYGFDFAIDFTYQLGGQVYDGTYAGLMASPYGSSRGRAMHKDLLNAWTPENKNSSIPQMVYNDQYVASTSDRFLTSASYLALQNINFGYTLPSKATKKIDVEKIRFYLSCDNVAIWSKRKGLDPRQSITGSVTNAYYAPIRTISGGINISF, via the coding sequence ATGACCAACACCGGTTTCGAACTTGACCTCCGCGGCGACATCATCCGTACACGTAACTTCACTTGGTCTGCCAACCTCAACTTCACATTCTATAAGAATAAGATTACCCGTCTGCCCGAAGAGCGCAAAACCATGACTGTCGACGGTGTTGACGGCTATAGCTCTGACAGCTATTTCTACGGTGAAGGTGAGTCGCTCTATACATTCCGCATCAAGAAATTTGCCGGAATCGACAAGGAAACCGGTGAGTCAATGTGGTACATGAACGAACGTGACGCAGACAACAAGCTTACCGGCAACATAGTCACAACCAAGACCTATGGCAACGCCGATTTCTATCTTTGCGGGACAGCGCTTCCCGATGCTTACGGCGGTTTCGGCACATCGTTCAACACTTACGGATTTGACTTTGCCATTGACTTCACTTATCAGCTCGGCGGTCAGGTATATGACGGTACTTATGCCGGCCTTATGGCAAGTCCTTATGGCTCGTCACGTGGCCGCGCAATGCACAAAGACCTCTTGAACGCATGGACTCCTGAAAACAAGAACTCAAGCATTCCACAGATGGTCTACAATGACCAGTATGTCGCTTCGACTTCCGACCGCTTCCTCACCAGCGCATCCTACCTCGCACTTCAGAACATCAATTTCGGCTACACACTTCCCAGCAAGGCAACAAAGAAGATTGACGTAGAGAAAATTCGTTTCTATCTCTCGTGTGACAACGTAGCTATCTGGTCAAAGCGCAAGGGTCTCGATCCCCGTCAGTCAATCACCGGTTCTGTGACCAACGCATACTATGCGCCTATCCGTACTATCTCCGGTGGCATTAATATTTCATTCTAA
- a CDS encoding 5'-methylthioadenosine/adenosylhomocysteine nucleosidase, whose translation MKIGIIVAMQKELALILPLLSDSSTEVRGTVTYHCGHIGENEVAVMQCGIGKVNAAIGAVSLIDAFCPELVINTGVAAGAGDEVAVMDIVLADRLVHHDFWCIGEEWGHVPGCPLYFPARLPQIRENENVKLGLIASGELFISSKDEIDSIRGHFPDVMAVDMESAAIAQVCEQRGVPFMCLRVISDTPWCSHDNSRQYDDFWNEAPQKTFEIVKEIIFNA comes from the coding sequence ATGAAAATTGGCATAATTGTGGCCATGCAGAAGGAGCTGGCCCTGATACTTCCTCTTCTCTCCGATTCATCCACCGAGGTCCGCGGGACAGTCACTTACCACTGCGGACATATAGGCGAAAACGAAGTGGCTGTGATGCAGTGTGGCATCGGCAAGGTAAACGCGGCTATCGGAGCGGTGAGCCTCATCGATGCCTTCTGCCCCGAACTCGTCATCAACACAGGCGTAGCGGCCGGAGCCGGCGACGAAGTGGCCGTGATGGATATTGTCCTTGCCGACCGTCTTGTGCACCACGATTTCTGGTGTATCGGCGAGGAATGGGGACATGTCCCCGGATGCCCGCTATATTTCCCCGCACGGCTGCCTCAAATCAGAGAGAACGAAAATGTTAAACTTGGATTGATCGCTTCAGGTGAGCTTTTTATATCTTCAAAAGATGAAATCGACTCCATCCGCGGACATTTCCCCGACGTTATGGCCGTCGACATGGAGTCGGCCGCTATCGCTCAGGTGTGCGAGCAGCGCGGTGTCCCGTTCATGTGTCTGCGAGTCATCAGCGACACTCCTTGGTGTTCCCACGACAACTCCCGCCAGTATGACGACTTCTGGAACGAAGCTCCACAGAAAACATTTGAAATAGTAAAAGAAATCATTTTCAACGCATAA
- a CDS encoding Sec-independent protein translocase subunit TatA/TatB, whose amino-acid sequence MIPCFLNFGTGELIIIFFAIILLFGAKRIPELARSMGKGISMFKQGMNEAVDQIKETPDAKPSSADSASDNTQTKNEADRK is encoded by the coding sequence ATGATACCTTGCTTTCTAAATTTCGGCACAGGCGAACTCATCATAATCTTTTTCGCTATCATCCTGCTTTTCGGAGCGAAACGTATCCCCGAACTTGCCCGCAGCATGGGCAAAGGCATCAGTATGTTCAAACAGGGCATGAACGAAGCCGTCGACCAGATAAAGGAAACTCCCGATGCGAAACCGTCGTCGGCAGATTCTGCCTCTGACAATACTCAAACCAAAAACGAAGCTGACCGGAAGTGA
- a CDS encoding RagB/SusD family nutrient uptake outer membrane protein, with the protein MKKITQYRRTIPADLETPVGIYLKIRDLYPQSALLESSDYHAQHNATSFIGVDPIGHFKVENEMVVKSYPGDALYKEICVNKRIDMFEEGSRLFDIKRRNESIDRALSENAPIAQLDYINAVKYKGQDDKMIYMIPDAEIQNNPEITVQNP; encoded by the coding sequence ATGAAAAAGATTACTCAATATAGACGCACAATCCCAGCCGACCTTGAAACACCGGTCGGAATCTACCTTAAAATCCGTGACCTCTACCCGCAGTCGGCTCTGCTTGAAAGTTCCGACTACCATGCCCAGCACAACGCGACTTCTTTTATAGGAGTCGACCCGATAGGCCATTTCAAGGTCGAAAACGAAATGGTGGTCAAGAGTTATCCCGGCGATGCCCTCTATAAGGAAATCTGTGTCAACAAGCGAATCGACATGTTCGAGGAAGGCTCGCGCCTGTTTGACATCAAACGCCGCAACGAATCCATCGACCGCGCCCTCAGCGAAAATGCTCCTATCGCACAGCTTGATTATATCAACGCTGTGAAATATAAAGGTCAGGATGACAAGATGATCTATATGATTCCAGACGCAGAAATTCAGAACAACCCTGAAATCACAGTCCAGAATCCCTGA
- a CDS encoding nucleoside deaminase, with protein sequence MTQTEKDEKYMRMALVEAREAMERDEVPIGAVVVSPRGTVVGRGHNLTEALVDVSAHAEMQAITAAAQTLGGKYLQDCTLYVTVEPCLMCAGAIGWAQVSRIVYGAADDKRGYHTFTSKSPFHPRAEIIGGVLGEECAELMRTFFKSKR encoded by the coding sequence ATGACACAGACAGAAAAAGACGAAAAATATATGCGGATGGCGCTCGTTGAGGCACGCGAGGCGATGGAAAGAGACGAAGTGCCCATCGGGGCGGTCGTCGTGTCGCCACGCGGGACTGTTGTCGGGCGCGGCCACAATCTGACCGAAGCGCTTGTCGACGTGTCGGCTCACGCCGAAATGCAGGCTATCACAGCCGCCGCACAGACTTTAGGAGGAAAATACCTTCAGGACTGCACACTGTATGTCACCGTCGAACCCTGCCTCATGTGCGCCGGGGCTATCGGCTGGGCACAGGTCAGCCGTATTGTCTATGGAGCTGCCGACGACAAGCGTGGCTACCACACATTCACATCGAAATCGCCCTTTCATCCCCGAGCCGAGATTATCGGAGGAGTGCTGGGTGAAGAATGTGCCGAACTGATGCGCACATTTTTCAAATCCAAACGTTGA
- the tatC gene encoding twin-arginine translocase subunit TatC, producing MGFWDHAEALRGVLLRVTGLLVVLTCVLFAAMPHIFDSVILAPCKSDFILYRWLAELPGSTLLPDSATGSHDIELINIRLASQFFIHMSTSFWLAVVLGFPFCVYLLWGFVAPGLYEEEKRGMRTAFIFGNMMFFLGVATGYFIVFPLTLRFLADYQLSTLIPNQISLDSYMDNFLMLILVMGIVFELPLVTWLIGKTGFLSRAFFSRYRRHAIVALLVAAAAITPSGDPFTLMVVFLPLYLLWELSAFTVPAMSATDACSGTA from the coding sequence ATGGGATTTTGGGATCACGCTGAAGCTCTGCGCGGAGTCTTGCTCCGTGTGACGGGGCTTCTTGTCGTGTTGACATGCGTGCTTTTCGCCGCAATGCCCCACATCTTTGATTCTGTGATTCTTGCTCCGTGCAAGTCTGATTTCATACTCTACCGATGGCTTGCCGAACTGCCCGGCTCGACACTCCTCCCGGACTCAGCCACCGGCAGTCATGATATCGAACTGATAAACATCCGGCTTGCATCGCAGTTTTTCATCCACATGTCCACGTCGTTCTGGCTTGCCGTAGTGTTGGGATTCCCCTTCTGTGTCTATCTGCTCTGGGGCTTCGTTGCTCCGGGACTTTACGAGGAGGAGAAGCGCGGGATGCGCACGGCATTCATTTTCGGCAACATGATGTTTTTTCTCGGAGTCGCCACGGGCTATTTCATAGTCTTCCCGCTCACACTTCGCTTCCTTGCCGATTACCAGCTGAGCACCCTGATTCCAAATCAGATTTCTCTTGATTCGTATATGGACAACTTCCTCATGCTTATCCTTGTCATGGGCATAGTGTTCGAGCTTCCGCTGGTGACATGGCTCATCGGCAAGACCGGTTTCCTCTCGCGTGCCTTCTTCAGCCGTTACCGCCGCCATGCGATTGTGGCGCTGCTTGTCGCCGCCGCCGCCATCACTCCGAGCGGTGACCCGTTCACGCTTATGGTGGTCTTTCTCCCCTTGTATCTTCTCTGGGAGCTTTCCGCCTTCACCGTGCCTGCCATGTCAGCGACAGACGCATGTTCCGGGACAGCCTGA